The proteins below are encoded in one region of Leishmania infantum JPCM5 genome chromosome 16:
- the DHODH gene encoding dihydroorotate dehydrogenase gives MSLQVDLLNNTFANPFMNAAGVMCSTTEDLVAMTESASGSLVSKSCTPALREGNPTPRYRALPLGSINSMGLPNNGFDFYLAYAAEQHDYGRKPLFLSMSGLSVRENVEMCKRLAAVATEKGVILELNLSCPNVPGKPQVAYDFDAMRQCLTAVSEVYPHSFGVKMPPYFDFAHFDAAAEILNEFPQVQFITCINSIGNGLVIDAETESVVIKPKQGFGGLGGRYVLPTALANVNAFYRRCPGKLIFGCGGVYTGEDAFLHVLAGASMVQVGTALHEEGPAIFERLTSELLDVMAKKGYQTLDEFRGKVRTLD, from the coding sequence ATGAGCCTTCAGGTGGACCTTCTCAACAACACGTTTGCTAACCCGTTCATGAACGCGGCTGGCGTGATGTGCAGCACGACGGAAGACCTGGTGGCCATGACCGAGTCGGCGAGTGGCTCTCTAGTCTCGAAGAGTTGCACCCCCGCTCTCCGCGAGGGCAATCCGACTCCGCGCTACCGGGCCCTACCGCTTGGCAGCATCAACTCGATGGGCCTGCCAAACAACGGGTTCGACTTCTATCTGGCCTACGCCGCGGAGCAGCACGACTACGGCAGGAAGCCGCTCTTTCTGTCCATGTCCGGCTTGTCAGTGAGGGAGAATGTTGAGATGTGCAAGCGCCTTGCCGCTGTCGCGACAGAGAAGGGCGTCATCCTGGAACTGAATTTGTCCTGCCCCAACGTTCCCGGCAAGCCGCAGGTGGCCTACGACTTCGACGCGATGCGGCAGTGCTTGACGGCGGTCTCGGAGGTGTACCCGCACTCGTTTGGTGTGAAGATGCCGCCGTACTTCGACTTTGCCCACTttgatgccgccgccgagatCCTCAACGAGTTCCCGCAGGTGCAGTTCATTACCTGCATCAACAGCATCGGTAACGGCCTCGTGATCGACGCGGAGACGGAGTCCGTGGTGATCAAGCCGAAGCAGGGCTTCGGCGGCCTCGGTGGTCGCTACGTCCTCcccacggcgctggcgaacgTCAACGCGTTCTACCGCCGTTGCCCCGGCAAGCTCATCTttggctgcggtggcgtgtACACCGGTGAGGACGCCTTCCTGCACGTGCTCGCTGGTGCCTCCATGGTGCAGGTCggcacggcgctgcacgagGAGGGACCCGCCATCTTCGAGCGACTCACGTCGGAGCTGCTGGATGTGATGGCGAAGAAGGGCTACCAGACGCTGGACGAGTTTCGCGGCAAGGTCAGGACACTGGATTGA
- a CDS encoding putative aspartate carbamoyltransferase, with translation MPTFNPVASLKGQSVASATQFSRADIDALIQLALDMKTHIEAGKTIDTLHGRVMTPLFFEDSSRTLTSFCAAMMRLGGSVVNFKVETSSVNKGETLQDTIRTLDSYSDVLVLRHAKEEALEQAMSVATHPIMNAGNGAGEHPTQALLDILTIHAELGAVDGIAIALIGDLKKGRTVHSLLKLLTHNFALRRVYLIAPAGLEMPAEVLEHVASDVLKRGIAIQQACGLTPEIVADCDVLYATRLQKERFIASAAGDADAMTAFEASKASLLIDKARLAHAKAKMIVMHPLPRVDELSADIDDDPRAAYFRQMRYGLFMRMAILFSVLS, from the coding sequence ATGCCCACCTTCAACCCGGTTGCCTCCCTCAAGGGCCAGAGTGTGGCCTCCGCTACACAGTTCTCGCGCGCTGACATCGACGCCCTCATCCAGCTCGCACTCGATATGAAGACACACATCGAGGCAGGAAAAACGATCGACACCCTGCACGGTCGCGTCATGACGCCGCTGTTCTTCGAGGACAGCTCTCGCACGCTGACGAGTTTTTGCGCGGCCATGATGCGGCTGGGGGGCAGCGTTGTGAACTTCAAGGTGGAGACGTCGTCTGTGAACAAGGGCGAAACGCTGCAGGACACCATTCGCACGCTGGACTCGTACAGCGACGTGCTCGTGCTCCGCCACGCTAAGGAGGAGGCGTTGGAGCAGGCAATGAGTGTGGCGACGCACCCGATCATGAacgccggcaacggcgccggtgaGCACCCGACTCAGGCGTTGCTCGACATCCTCACGATTCACGCCGAGCTCGGCGCCGTGGACGGCATTGCGATCGCGTTGATCGGGGACCTCAAGAAGGGCCGCACGGTGCATtcgctgctgaagctgctaACGCACAACTTCGCGCTGAGGAGGGTGTACCTCATCGCCCCCGCGGGGCTGGAGAtgccggcggaggtgctggagcaTGTCGCGTCGGACGTGCTGAAGCGCGGGATCGCGATTCAGCAGGCGTGTGGCCTCACCCCCGAGATTGTGGCCGACTGCGACGTGCTCTACGCGACGCGCCTGCAGAAGGAGCGCTTTAttgcctccgctgccggtgacgccgacgccATGACCGCCTTTGAGGCTTCTAAGGCTAGCCTGCTGATCGACAAGGCTCGCCTGGCACACGCGAAGGCGAAGATGATTGTCATGCACCCGCTACCCCGCGTGGATGAGCTCAGCGCCGACATCGACGACGACCCGCGTGCGGCGTATTTCCGACAGATGCGCTACGGCCTCTTCATGCGCATGGCTATCCTCTTCAGCGTGCTTTCTTGA
- a CDS encoding orotidine-5-phosphate decarboxylase/orotate phosphoribosyltransferase codes for MSFFDLLNERAKRSLLCVGLDPRAKTAAAAVEECKRLIEQTHEYAAAYKPNAAFFEFFGAEGWAALSEVIRAVPAGIPVVLDAKRGDIADTADAYATSAFKHLNAHAITASPYMGSDSLQPFMRYPDKAVFVLCKTSNKGSNDLQCLRVGDRYLYEAVAERAEGPWNVNGNVGLVVGATDPVALARVRARAPTLWFLVPGIGAQGGSLKASLDAGLRADGSGMLINVSRGLARAADPRAAAKELCEEINAIRFAKGASVELAKALVDSHCVRFGNFTLKSGKSSPIYIDLRRLVTYPAIMRLVAREYAKVLRHYKFDRIAGLPYAALPIASAISNEMNVPLIYPRREAKIYGTKAAIEGEYKKGDRVVIIDDLVSTGETKVEAIEKLRSAGLEVVSIVVLVDRDMGAKAFLNKLGYDFEAVVGLHQLLPLWRKSNAITSQQEADVRAFLGQWKQSKL; via the coding sequence ATGTCTTTCTTTGATCTCCTCAACGAGCGCGCCAAGCGCTCGCTGCTCTGCGTCGGCCTCGACCCCCGCGCCaagacggcagctgcggcggtggaggagtgCAAGCGCTTGATTGAGCAGACGCACGAGTACGCCGCTGCCTACAAGCCGAACGCGGCCTTCTTCGAGTTTTTCGGCGCCGAGGGCTGGGCAGCGCTGTCGGAAGTGATTCGTGCCGTTCCCGCTGGCATCCCCGTGGTGCTGGATGCGAAGCGCGGTGACATCGCTGACACCGCCGACGCGtacgccacctccgccttcaAGCACCTGAACGCGCACGCCATCACTGCCTCGCCGTACATGGGCTCTGACAGCCTTCAGCCGTTCATGCGCTACCCCGACAAGGCTGTGTTTGTACTTTGCAAGACGTCGAACAAGGGCAGCAACGATTTGCAGTGCCTGCGCGTAGGTGACAGGTACCTGTACGAGGCCGTtgccgagcgcgccgaggGCCCGTGGAACGTGAACGGCAACGTCGGCCTGGTCGTCGGGGCAACGGACCCAGTCGCGCTggctcgcgtgcgcgcgcgtgcgccaacGCTGTGGTTCCTGGTGCCGGGCATCGGCGCCCAGGGCGGCAGCCTCAAGGCGAGCCTTGATGCGGGTCTCCGcgccgatggcagcggcatGCTCATCAACGTGTCGCGCGGCCTCGCCCGCGCAGCCGAcccacgcgccgccgcgaaggaGCTGTGCGAGGAGATCAACGCGATCCGCTTCGCCAAAGGCGCCTCCGTCGAGCTGGCGAAGGCACTGGTGGACTCACATTGCGTGCGCTTCGGCAACTTCACGCTCAAGTCAGGCAAGTCCTCGCCGATCTACATTgacctgcgccgccttgtCACGTACCCGGCCATCATGCGGCTCGTGGCTCGCGAATACgcgaaggtgctgcgccatTACAAGTTCGACCGTATCGCCGGCCTGCCGTACGCCGCGCTACCCATCGCTAGCGCCATCTCCAACGAGATGAACGTCCCGCTCATCTACCCCCGCCGGGAGGCGAAGATCTACGGCACAAAGGCGGCCATCGAGGGCGAGTACAAGAAGGGCGACCGCGTTGTCATCATCGACGACCTCGTGTCCACTGGTGAGACCAAGGTCGAGGCGATTGAGAAGCTTAGATCTGCTGGGCTTGAGGTGGTGTCGATAGTGGTGCTGGTGGACCGCGATATGGGTGCCAAGGCCTTCTTGAACAAGCTCGGCTACGACTTTGAGGCCGTGGTGGGGCTccaccagctgctgccgctctggCGTAAGAGCAACGCCATCACTTCCcagcaggaggcggatgTGCGCGCCTTCCTCGGTCAGTGGAAGCAGAGCAAGCTATAA
- a CDS encoding putative dihydroorotase, which yields MSSAPMSATAVVQLPPLIDCHVHFREPGLEHKADIASESTAAYYGGITVACDMPNTSPPTQSIAALADKVARSKATAHADCQLFFFFGATAEAHLQELQELWTNPAHAELKTHCCGLKLYLDNSTGNMKSSRSVVEKSFEMCGRLQIVLVAHCEQSEINDAAAAQHPYDGPASHSLRRPADSEAASVQSAIDLARQCRTPLHLAHVSTAQSLDLVREARAADPTLQLTCEVTPHHLFLTTSDYSCCGARVKVNPPVRPPPHHEALWAGLLDGTVDCVGTDHAPHTIAEKDHCDGAAQPPSGMPAIEVVVPLLLTVVAGHWPHPTAAKPSTLAAAEQQGCTLTLDDIVRVLHTNPNRIFNLRQPDAPHRSFDLACEWTVRGEELHSKCRWSPYEGWRLRGRALAKE from the coding sequence ATGTCCTCGGCCCCCatgtcggcgacggcggtcgtgcagctgccaccTCTTATCGACTGCCACGTGCACTTCCGCGAGCCTGGCCTCGAGCACAAGGCAGACATCGCCAGTGAAAGCACCGCGGCGTACTACGGCGGCATCACTGTTGCCTGCGACATGCCCAACACGAGCCCGCCAACGCAGAGCATCGCTGCACTGGCGGACAAGGTGGCGCGCTCCAAGGCCACCGCCCACGCCGACTGCCagctctttttcttctttggcgCGACGGCCGAGGCGCACCTGCAGGAACTCCAGGAGCTCTGGACAAACCCGGCGCACGCGGAGCTCAAGACTCATTGCTGCGGACTGAAGCTGTACCTCGACAACTCCACCGGCAACATGAAGTCGAGCCGCTCGGTCGTGGAGAAGAGCTTCGAGATGTGTGGGCGTCTTCAGATCGTGCTCGTCGCCCACTGTGAGCAGTCGGAGAtcaacgacgccgctgccgctcagcACCCCTATGACGGCCCTGCTTCGCactcgctgcggcgccccGCAGATTCGGAGGCGGCTTCGGTGCAGAGTGCCATCGACCTGGCACGCCAGTGCCGCACGCCGCTTCATCTCGCCCACGTctcgacggcgcagagcctCGACTTGGTCCGCGAGGCCCGCGCGGCCGACccgacgctgcagctcaccTGCGAGGTGACCCCACATCACCTGTTTCTCACGACCTCCGACTACTCGTGCtgtggcgcgcgtgtgaAGGTGAACCCGCCGGTCCGACCCCCGCCGCACCATGAGGCGCTCTGGGCCGGGCTCTTGGACGGCACCGTAGACTGCGTCGGCACTGACCACGCGCCGCACACGATCGCCGAGAAGGATCAttgcgacggcgccgcccagCCGCCAAGTGGAATGCCGGCCATCGAAGTTGTGGTTCCACTGCTGCTGACCGTGGTGGCGGGCCACTGGCCGCAcccgacggcggcgaagccgTCTAcgctcgctgcggcggagcagcaggggTGCACGCTGACGCTGGACGAcattgtgcgcgtgctgcacacgAATCCGAATCGCATCTTTAATCTGCGACAGCCCgacgcgccgcaccgctcctTCGACCTCGCGTGCGAGTGGACTGTCcgcggcgaggagctgcatTCCAAGTGCCGATGGTCCCCGTACGAGGGTTGGCGCCTGCGCGGGCGCGCCCTGGCAAAGGAGTGA